In Oncorhynchus clarkii lewisi isolate Uvic-CL-2024 unplaced genomic scaffold, UVic_Ocla_1.0 unplaced_contig_399_pilon_pilon, whole genome shotgun sequence, the following proteins share a genomic window:
- the LOC139394352 gene encoding zinc finger protein 180-like, with product MRSLSYSPAKGEGDITVKQEVESGAFTVKEEDAFRVKDEEDITVKQEVESGAFTVKEEEDAFKVKDEEDITVKQEVESGAFSVKEEEDAGSSQVSGAVAKPHFHTDTALLLAPAAYSGTFLQRPTGKRTHCCSDCGKRFTSSGIKIHQRTHTGEKSYSCDQCGKSFAQSGQLTRHQRTHTGEKPYSCNQCGKSFNLSGNLTQHQRTHTGDKPYSCDQCGKSFVYACHLTQHQRIHTGEKSYSCGQCGRSFSRSGELTVHKRIHTGEKPYSCDQCGKSFVQSGQLTRHQRTHTGEKPYSCNQCGKSFARSGYLTLHQRTHTGEKRYSCNQCGKSFTRSGYLTLHQRIHT from the exons atgcgGTCACTAAGCTACTCCCCTGCTAAAGGAGAGGGggatatcacagtaaaacaagaagtagagagtggggcctttactgtgaaagaagaggacgcgttcagagtgaaagacgaggaagatatcacagtaaaacaagaagtagagagtggggcctttactgtgaaagaagaggaggacgcgTTCAAAGTGAAAGACGAGGAagatatcacagtaaaacaagaagtagagagTGGGGCCTTTagtgtgaaagaagaggaggacgc GGGAAGTTCGCAAGTTTCTGGAGCTGTGGCTAAACCACACTTTCACACTGACACTGCCCTGCTGCTTGCACCGGCCGCTTACTCGGGgact TTTCTGCAG agacccacagggaagagaactcactgctgctctgactgtgggaagagattcacatCATCAGGtattaaaattcatcagagaacacacacaggagagaaatcttatagctgtgatcaatgtgggaagagttttgctcaATCTGGCCAGCTGACccgacaccagagaacacacacaggagagaaaccttatagctgtaatcaatgtgggaagagttttaattTATCTGGCAATCTGACTCAACaccaaagaacacacacaggagataaaccttatagctgtgatcaatgtgggaagagttttgtttatGCTTGCcatctgactcaacaccagagaatacacacaggagagaaatcttatagctgtggtcaatgtgggaggagttttagtcgatctggagaactgacagtgcacaagagaatacacacaggagagaaaccttatagctgtgatcaatgtgggaagagttttgttcaatcTGGCCAGCTGACccgacaccagagaacacacacaggagagaaaccttatagctgtaatcaatgtgggaagagttttgctagATCTGGCTATCTGActttacaccagagaacacacacaggagagaaacgttatagctgtaatcaatgtgggaagagttttactagatCTGGCTATCTGACtttacaccagagaatacacacataA